Proteins encoded by one window of Selenihalanaerobacter shriftii:
- the spoVE gene encoding stage V sporulation protein E gives MKKVKAPDFIIFFTMITLLGIGIIMVFSSTSIRAYADYGDSFYFLKKQFLWSVIGIGAMIFFMTIDYKLYKQLAQLGLLVTLGSLILVLIIGTVVGGSQRWLGLGMLRVQPSEIAKLSMVIYMARYLSTKQHKIDKLQGLAPGLLVLGLVCGLILMQPDLGTAATIGGTIMIMFIAAGLKLEYLAGLGLTGISGIFYLIYSAPYRKERLLAFLDPWSDPLDSGFHIIQSLYALGSGGLFGVGIGQSRQKFFYLPEPGTDFIFAIIGEELGFIGAMVVVFLFFLFAWRGLKIAIEAPDLFGSLLAVGITTMITIQAIINIGVVTGSMPVTGITLPFISYGGSSLVIMLSGVGILLNISRYS, from the coding sequence ATGAAGAAGGTAAAAGCGCCTGATTTCATAATCTTTTTTACTATGATAACTTTATTAGGAATTGGAATTATCATGGTTTTTAGTTCTACCTCTATTCGAGCGTATGCTGACTATGGGGATAGTTTCTATTTTCTTAAAAAACAGTTTCTCTGGTCAGTAATTGGTATTGGAGCTATGATTTTCTTTATGACTATAGATTATAAATTATATAAGCAGTTAGCTCAATTAGGTTTGTTAGTCACTCTAGGTTCATTAATTCTAGTATTAATAATTGGAACAGTAGTTGGTGGTTCACAGAGATGGCTGGGTTTAGGGATGCTTAGAGTTCAACCTTCAGAAATAGCAAAGTTGAGCATGGTAATTTATATGGCTAGATATTTGTCTACAAAACAGCATAAAATAGATAAATTACAAGGGTTAGCCCCTGGTTTATTAGTTTTAGGATTAGTTTGTGGACTGATTTTGATGCAACCGGATTTAGGTACTGCAGCTACAATTGGCGGAACAATAATGATTATGTTTATAGCAGCTGGATTAAAGTTAGAATACTTAGCTGGTCTAGGTTTAACAGGAATTTCAGGGATATTTTACTTAATATATAGTGCACCGTACCGTAAAGAGAGGTTATTGGCATTTTTAGACCCGTGGAGTGATCCATTAGATTCAGGATTTCATATTATTCAATCTTTATATGCTTTAGGATCTGGCGGGTTATTTGGAGTAGGAATAGGTCAGAGTAGACAGAAATTCTTTTATTTACCGGAACCAGGTACTGATTTTATATTTGCTATTATAGGTGAAGAATTAGGATTTATTGGAGCTATGGTAGTAGTTTTCTTATTCTTTTTATTTGCCTGGAGGGGTTTAAAAATAGCTATTGAAGCTCCAGATTTATTTGGAAGTTTATTGGCTGTAGGAATTACTACTATGATTACTATACAAGCAATAATTAATATAGGGGTTGTTACAGGTTCGATGCCGGTTACAGGAATTACTTTACCTTTTATTAGTTATGGTGGTTCTTCTTTAGTAATTATGTTATCAGGAGTAGGAATTTTATTAAATATATCACGATATT